The following proteins are co-located in the Elusimicrobiota bacterium genome:
- a CDS encoding gluconeogenesis factor YvcK family protein: MKKVVTVGGGTGHYSILRGLKNYDLDLTAVVSVVDNGGSTGELRTDFGILAPGDIRNCLVALSDETELRDLARLFEYRFPLKSKRLGNHNVGNIILAALTDLCGDMAAAVKVVSKILRIRGRVLPVSLDSVELYGRTRAGRVLEGQLEVSYPERKDHIDELWLKPAAEVYADCADALRSADLLVICPGDLYGSVLPSFLTRGVREALHSSRARIAYVCNLVTKQGTYGFKTSDFARELTRYCGRRPDFVIYNTKRPSRVVVDKYRKEASYFVEPDLPVLRTLCGRALGANLLLEYDSGDKRIVRHDSERTARMIIDLLRG, from the coding sequence ATGAAGAAGGTCGTCACCGTCGGCGGCGGCACGGGCCACTACTCCATCCTGCGCGGGCTCAAGAACTACGACCTCGACCTCACGGCCGTCGTCTCGGTCGTCGACAACGGCGGCTCGACCGGCGAGCTGCGCACCGACTTCGGCATCCTCGCCCCCGGCGACATCCGCAACTGCCTCGTGGCCCTCTCGGACGAGACCGAGCTGCGCGACCTCGCGCGGCTCTTCGAATACCGCTTCCCGCTCAAGTCCAAGCGCCTGGGCAACCACAACGTCGGCAACATCATCCTCGCCGCGCTCACCGACCTCTGCGGCGACATGGCCGCGGCGGTGAAGGTCGTCTCCAAGATCCTGCGCATCCGGGGCCGCGTCCTCCCCGTCTCCCTCGATTCCGTCGAGCTCTACGGTCGCACGCGCGCCGGCCGCGTCCTCGAGGGCCAGCTCGAGGTGAGCTACCCCGAGCGCAAGGACCATATCGACGAGCTCTGGCTCAAGCCCGCCGCCGAGGTCTACGCCGATTGCGCGGACGCCCTGCGCTCGGCCGACCTCCTGGTCATCTGCCCGGGAGACCTCTACGGCAGCGTGCTCCCCAGCTTCCTCACCCGGGGAGTGCGCGAGGCCCTGCACTCCTCGCGCGCCCGCATCGCCTACGTCTGCAACCTCGTCACCAAGCAGGGGACGTACGGCTTCAAAACGAGCGACTTCGCCCGCGAGCTCACGCGCTACTGCGGGCGCCGCCCCGACTTCGTCATCTACAACACGAAGCGTCCCTCCCGCGTCGTCGTGGACAAGTACCGCAAGGAGGCGAGCTACTTCGTCGAGCCCGATCTCCCGGTCCTGCGTACTCTCTGCGGACGCGCCCTCGGCGCGAACCTCCTCCTCGAGTACGACTCGGGCGACAAGCGCATCGTCCGCCACGACTCCGAGCGCACCGCTCGGATGATCATCGACCTGCTGCGCGGCTGA
- a CDS encoding ATP-binding protein, with amino-acid sequence MSAQTANIPILVVDDERGIRDLLVYELGSRGYRVVPAGDAAEALRLFREGDFPIVLSDVRMPGIDGARLLEEIKALRPATEVILLTGYGTLESAVAAMKRGAYDYLQKPFDVEELAGLIARALEKRELTALVALHEASRAVFRTLELERLLPELLDLALKVLQADGAALFALDEGGTPALLSTRGEPGSVAAASGAARRLAAEKGRPLGTLCLPSQPAADPRLKDLEGFSAARGLFFAPLCAGGRSVGLLCAVRMRADAPTGFLDLRHADIFCSQLAQALENAMAYRRLRQAQEQLVRSEKLGAAGLLAASVAHDLNSPLTGILGITQVLQEQPGLSPGLRADLEIIAEQSHRCTLLVRGLLGFCRSDSARLEDVPVLKGLEAVLRLLRRELSEAGIELVRDFPEEGPHVRADPLQLQQVFLNLAVNAIHAMRERPRRRLEVGVTQAGGEVRVVFRDSGHGIPEDKLRAVFEPFYTTKTEGEGTGLGLYICERILAQHGGGIGVESRAGEGTTFTVRLPAGGGA; translated from the coding sequence ATGAGCGCGCAGACGGCGAACATCCCCATCCTCGTCGTCGACGACGAGCGCGGCATCCGCGACCTGCTCGTCTACGAGCTCGGGAGCCGCGGCTACCGGGTCGTCCCGGCGGGGGACGCCGCCGAGGCCCTGCGCCTCTTCCGGGAGGGGGACTTCCCGATCGTGCTCAGCGACGTCCGCATGCCCGGGATCGACGGCGCCCGCCTCCTCGAGGAGATCAAAGCGCTGCGTCCCGCCACGGAGGTCATCCTCCTGACCGGCTACGGGACGCTCGAGTCCGCCGTCGCCGCCATGAAGCGGGGCGCCTACGACTACCTTCAGAAGCCCTTCGACGTCGAGGAGCTCGCGGGCCTGATCGCGCGCGCGCTCGAGAAGCGCGAGCTGACGGCGCTCGTGGCTCTCCACGAGGCCAGCCGTGCGGTCTTCCGTACCCTCGAGCTCGAGCGCCTGCTCCCCGAGCTCCTCGACCTCGCGCTCAAGGTCCTGCAGGCGGACGGCGCCGCGCTCTTCGCGCTCGACGAGGGCGGCACCCCGGCGCTCCTGAGCACGCGCGGCGAGCCGGGCTCCGTCGCCGCCGCCTCCGGCGCGGCCCGGCGCCTGGCCGCCGAGAAAGGAAGACCGCTCGGGACCCTCTGCCTCCCTTCCCAGCCCGCGGCGGACCCGCGGCTCAAGGACCTCGAGGGCTTCTCCGCGGCGCGCGGGCTCTTCTTCGCCCCGCTCTGCGCGGGCGGGCGCAGCGTGGGCCTCCTCTGCGCGGTGCGCATGCGCGCCGACGCCCCCACGGGCTTCCTCGACCTGCGCCATGCCGACATCTTCTGCTCGCAGCTCGCCCAGGCCCTCGAGAACGCCATGGCCTATCGCCGCCTGCGCCAGGCCCAGGAGCAGCTCGTGCGCTCGGAGAAGCTCGGCGCCGCCGGGCTCCTCGCCGCCAGCGTGGCGCACGACCTCAACAGCCCGCTCACCGGCATCCTCGGCATCACGCAGGTCCTCCAGGAGCAGCCGGGCCTCTCCCCGGGACTGCGCGCGGACCTCGAGATCATCGCCGAACAGTCGCACCGCTGCACGCTGCTCGTGCGCGGCCTGCTCGGCTTCTGCCGCTCCGACAGCGCCCGTCTCGAGGACGTCCCCGTCCTCAAGGGCCTCGAGGCCGTCCTGCGCCTGCTGCGCCGTGAGCTCTCCGAGGCCGGCATCGAGCTGGTCCGGGATTTCCCCGAGGAGGGGCCCCACGTCCGAGCCGACCCCCTGCAGCTGCAGCAGGTCTTCCTCAACCTCGCCGTCAACGCCATCCACGCCATGCGCGAGCGTCCGCGCCGGCGACTCGAGGTCGGCGTGACGCAGGCGGGCGGGGAGGTGCGCGTCGTCTTCCGTGACTCGGGACACGGGATCCCGGAGGACAAGCTGCGCGCGGTCTTCGAGCCCTTCTACACGACGAAGACGGAGGGCGAGGGGACCGGCCTGGGCCTTTACATCTGCGAGCGCATCCTCGCGCAGCACGGCGGCGGCATCGGCGTCGAGAGCCGGGCAGGAGAGGGGACGACCTTCACCGTGCGCCTCCCCGCGGGCGGCGGCGCGTGA
- a CDS encoding glycosyltransferase 87 family protein, translating into MSRALPRWALPALALLLALLAAAATDVRRTGWDFKAYRLCIDSIARGESPYLSDRVVDGIPYPCTYPPLAYDLARPFALVGPENGLRLWNASKAVVLLLLLLLWARLLPGGLGLPGALFILAAFGSPFWADFRCGNAAVFEQGLLWAGLAALVFEHDGLFVLCVAAAAQAKMLPAALLVLLLLRPKPRWGLFAGGCALFAGFWSLNRLLHGQMALDYLRMLSAPEKAWRWERGAGNASGYAFLTEWVDLLGVGGPARLRAALGSWALWTLGLLALSAPRLLALARRWEGDARARFETVALGTLLYALVVPRMKDYSYILLLPLALHALRCERSKVLRGLLLAAAMVASAKGLAVRLGLGAFAFTFEYFRLYTLLLSWAALARRREPETA; encoded by the coding sequence GTGAGCCGCGCGCTCCCGCGCTGGGCGCTCCCCGCGCTCGCGTTGCTCCTCGCGCTTCTCGCCGCGGCCGCGACCGACGTCCGGCGCACCGGCTGGGACTTCAAGGCCTACCGGCTCTGCATCGACTCCATCGCGCGGGGGGAGAGTCCCTACCTCTCCGACCGCGTCGTCGACGGGATCCCTTATCCCTGCACCTACCCTCCGCTCGCCTACGACCTCGCCCGACCCTTCGCGCTCGTCGGTCCGGAGAACGGCCTGCGCCTTTGGAACGCCTCGAAGGCCGTGGTCCTCCTCCTGCTGCTCCTCCTCTGGGCCCGGCTCCTGCCCGGCGGCCTCGGCCTGCCCGGGGCGCTCTTCATCCTCGCCGCCTTCGGCTCCCCGTTCTGGGCCGACTTCCGCTGCGGCAACGCCGCGGTCTTCGAGCAGGGCCTGCTCTGGGCGGGCCTCGCCGCCCTCGTCTTCGAGCACGACGGACTCTTCGTGCTCTGCGTCGCCGCCGCCGCGCAGGCGAAGATGCTGCCGGCGGCCCTGCTCGTCCTGCTCCTGCTGAGGCCGAAGCCGCGCTGGGGCCTCTTCGCGGGCGGCTGCGCCCTCTTCGCCGGGTTCTGGTCGCTCAACCGCCTGCTGCACGGGCAGATGGCGCTCGACTACCTGCGCATGCTCTCGGCGCCGGAGAAGGCGTGGCGCTGGGAGCGGGGGGCCGGGAACGCCTCCGGCTACGCCTTCCTCACCGAGTGGGTGGACCTCCTCGGGGTCGGCGGCCCCGCGCGCCTGCGCGCCGCGCTGGGCTCCTGGGCGCTCTGGACGCTGGGGCTGCTCGCGCTGAGCGCGCCGCGCCTGCTCGCGCTCGCGCGGCGCTGGGAAGGGGACGCCCGCGCACGCTTCGAGACGGTCGCGCTCGGGACGCTGCTCTACGCGCTCGTCGTCCCGCGGATGAAGGACTACTCCTACATCCTCCTTCTCCCGCTCGCGCTCCACGCGCTGCGCTGCGAGCGTTCGAAGGTCCTGCGCGGACTCCTGCTCGCGGCGGCGATGGTGGCCTCGGCGAAGGGGCTCGCGGTCCGGCTGGGGCTGGGGGCGTTCGCCTTCACCTTCGAGTACTTCCGGCTCTACACCCTGCTTCTCTCCTGGGCCGCGCTCGCGCGCCGAAGGGAGCCCGAGACGGCGTGA
- a CDS encoding hydrogenase maturation protease, translating to MKYLIGVGVYVGYDDSVGLRLIEHVSEGGLEKGFRAVEIGGNMLNLFSYLEAGVEKILVVDSAKMGKAPGDYMFFKPEQVESQKVLAGVSTHEGDVLKTLELARQTGYRIPPIEFMGIEPKRVEPEMGLSPELERRLPEYAAAAVERLTRGTA from the coding sequence TTGAAATACCTCATCGGCGTCGGCGTGTACGTCGGCTATGACGACAGCGTCGGCCTGCGCCTCATCGAGCACGTCTCGGAGGGGGGGCTCGAGAAGGGATTTCGCGCCGTCGAGATCGGCGGGAACATGCTCAACCTCTTCTCCTACCTCGAAGCCGGGGTGGAGAAGATCCTGGTCGTCGACAGCGCGAAGATGGGGAAGGCGCCCGGCGACTACATGTTCTTCAAGCCCGAGCAGGTCGAATCCCAGAAGGTCCTCGCCGGCGTGAGCACCCACGAGGGGGACGTCCTCAAGACCCTCGAGCTGGCCCGGCAGACCGGCTACCGCATCCCGCCCATCGAGTTCATGGGCATCGAGCCCAAGCGCGTCGAGCCCGAGATGGGGCTCTCGCCCGAGCTCGAGCGCCGCCTCCCCGAGTACGCGGCGGCGGCCGTCGAGCGCCTCACGCGGGGGACCGCATGA
- a CDS encoding autotransporter outer membrane beta-barrel domain-containing protein has protein sequence MSRWRSVLPVFLGATLCVGPARGAEPAAADKKAVEPASILDTLEVGLRGSVGREANSRDYDWGPTLSLGLFSSGPDARNRFCYELEYSYNDAFSELRGDAYTQQTRVKTSELKYAKVSLLKLAGRDLRERFHFTPYLTGGVQYVDSREETREEDEDGELALTERRRESYWAPTLGAGVEFALGSRTTLALDYDRNFESGNRRMHRLNLELKVRLFGDDEEKER, from the coding sequence ATGTCGAGATGGAGGAGCGTCCTGCCGGTCTTCCTGGGCGCGACGCTCTGCGTCGGGCCGGCTCGCGGCGCCGAGCCCGCCGCGGCCGACAAAAAGGCCGTCGAACCGGCGTCGATCCTCGACACCCTGGAGGTCGGCCTGCGCGGCAGCGTCGGGCGCGAGGCGAACTCGCGGGACTACGACTGGGGGCCGACGCTGAGTCTCGGCCTCTTCTCCAGCGGCCCGGACGCCCGCAACCGGTTCTGCTACGAACTCGAATACAGCTACAACGACGCCTTTTCCGAGCTCCGCGGCGACGCGTACACCCAGCAGACGCGGGTCAAGACCTCGGAGCTCAAATACGCCAAGGTCTCGCTCCTCAAGCTCGCCGGCCGCGACCTGCGCGAGCGCTTCCATTTCACGCCCTATCTCACCGGCGGCGTGCAGTACGTGGACTCGCGGGAAGAGACCCGGGAGGAGGACGAGGACGGCGAGCTCGCGCTCACGGAGCGGCGCCGCGAGTCCTACTGGGCCCCGACCCTCGGCGCGGGGGTCGAGTTTGCCCTCGGCTCCCGGACGACGCTCGCGCTGGACTACGACCGGAACTTCGAGAGCGGGAACCGGCGCATGCACCGCCTGAACCTCGAGCTCAAGGTGCGCCTGTTCGGGGACGACGAGGAGAAGGAGCGCTGA
- a CDS encoding 4Fe-4S dicluster domain-containing protein, with protein MSVSFIKDNDFKGFVTALIKSKPVYGPVAKRSKFVFGRLETPEELRLDYDVTLLPPKKLFFPTAQDLVRFDGNRYEGCIKPEEKVLLGVHFYDVKALDMTDVLFTEKNLDWNYMAHRECTTVVASNIQAAAPRSFWASIAPEVKPKGHDAFLTKVAGGYVYEARTPKGEALLKQGSFAKASDAQTKEAQKVNEDVLKKCPETLRHDAKAVASKVRGSFKKEELWAKFAEDCFSCGSCNTVCPTCYCFDVQDAWNVDQKSGARTRYWDACLTEEFAVISHGAGAGHNFRKQRGDRFRHRFMRKSVYLNEKLGGPACVGCGRCSTACTVDIADPVRVLDAVMAA; from the coding sequence ATGAGCGTCTCGTTCATCAAAGACAACGACTTCAAGGGCTTCGTCACCGCCCTTATCAAGTCGAAGCCCGTCTACGGCCCGGTCGCCAAGCGCAGCAAGTTCGTCTTCGGCCGGCTCGAGACGCCCGAGGAGCTTCGCCTCGACTACGACGTCACCCTCCTGCCGCCCAAGAAGCTCTTCTTCCCGACGGCCCAGGACCTCGTCCGCTTCGACGGGAACCGCTACGAGGGCTGCATCAAGCCCGAGGAGAAGGTCCTGCTCGGCGTGCACTTCTACGACGTGAAGGCGCTCGACATGACGGACGTGCTCTTCACCGAGAAGAACCTGGACTGGAACTACATGGCCCACCGCGAATGCACGACGGTCGTGGCCTCGAACATCCAGGCCGCCGCGCCGCGCTCCTTCTGGGCCTCCATCGCCCCCGAGGTGAAGCCCAAGGGCCACGACGCCTTCCTCACGAAGGTCGCCGGCGGCTACGTCTACGAGGCCCGCACGCCCAAGGGCGAGGCGCTCCTCAAGCAGGGCTCCTTCGCCAAGGCCTCCGATGCGCAGACGAAGGAAGCGCAGAAGGTCAACGAGGACGTCCTCAAAAAGTGCCCTGAGACCCTTCGCCACGACGCGAAGGCGGTCGCGAGCAAGGTCCGCGGCTCCTTCAAGAAGGAGGAGCTCTGGGCCAAGTTCGCCGAGGACTGCTTCTCCTGCGGCTCCTGCAACACGGTCTGCCCGACCTGCTACTGCTTCGACGTGCAGGACGCCTGGAACGTGGACCAGAAGTCCGGAGCGCGGACCCGCTACTGGGACGCCTGCCTCACCGAGGAGTTCGCCGTCATCTCGCACGGCGCCGGCGCCGGACACAACTTCCGCAAGCAGCGCGGCGACCGCTTCCGCCACCGCTTCATGCGCAAGTCCGTCTACCTCAACGAGAAGCTCGGCGGCCCCGCCTGCGTGGGCTGCGGACGCTGCAGCACGGCCTGCACCGTCGACATCGCCGACCCGGTCCGCGTCCTCGACGCGGTCATGGCCGCGTAA
- a CDS encoding FAD/NAD(P)-binding protein, producing MASTCCCEEKTQKPNIFLPREATIVRVDKPTDMERHFTLRMADGQPMEFQPGQIVEASLFGFGEIPLGFASSPTRKNTFDLVIRTVGRVSGAINKLEKGQSIFIRGPLGRGFDLDKLRNRDLLIIAGGIGLCPTRSLIQYVMDKRSEFKRFILFYGTKDPKQQLFLEDLSQWRGSKEVEYHETVDKADPSWKGNVGVITTLFKKTKIDPETRVVVCGPPIMFRFVIAELDKLGVRRENVFVDLERRMKCGVGKCGHCQINDKYCCIDGPVFSFAELQGLEEAI from the coding sequence ATGGCAAGCACCTGCTGCTGCGAAGAGAAGACCCAGAAGCCGAACATCTTCCTCCCGCGCGAGGCGACGATCGTCCGCGTGGACAAGCCCACGGACATGGAGCGGCACTTCACGCTGCGCATGGCCGACGGGCAGCCGATGGAGTTCCAGCCCGGGCAGATCGTCGAGGCCTCGCTCTTCGGCTTCGGCGAGATCCCGCTCGGCTTCGCGAGCTCCCCGACGCGCAAGAACACCTTCGACCTCGTCATCCGCACGGTCGGACGCGTCTCCGGGGCCATCAACAAACTCGAGAAGGGCCAGTCGATCTTCATCCGCGGACCGCTCGGGCGCGGCTTCGACCTGGACAAGCTTCGCAACCGCGACCTCCTCATCATCGCCGGCGGCATCGGGCTCTGCCCGACGCGCAGCCTCATCCAGTACGTCATGGACAAGCGCTCGGAGTTCAAGCGCTTCATCCTGTTCTACGGGACGAAGGACCCCAAGCAGCAGCTCTTCCTCGAGGACCTCTCCCAGTGGCGGGGCTCCAAGGAGGTCGAGTACCACGAGACCGTGGACAAGGCCGACCCGTCCTGGAAGGGGAACGTGGGCGTCATCACGACCCTCTTCAAGAAGACGAAGATCGACCCGGAGACCCGGGTCGTCGTCTGCGGCCCGCCCATCATGTTCCGCTTCGTCATCGCCGAGCTCGACAAGCTCGGGGTCCGGCGCGAGAACGTCTTCGTGGACCTGGAGCGGCGCATGAAGTGCGGCGTGGGCAAGTGCGGCCACTGCCAGATCAACGACAAATACTGCTGCATCGACGGCCCCGTGTTCTCCTTCGCGGAGCTCCAGGGCCTCGAGGAGGCGATTTAA
- a CDS encoding M3 family metallopeptidase: MPTPLRLSIALLILLAGAPRAQIVVPALPLPVGGAAAGAAAQGAVGAALAPQVPDFSLSTRRMAETYKAAERDYLAAVNAVTAIPAAERTFANTVKALDSAQARYAEAAIPLTFLSAVSPDRRVRRMAEAIERRIGRFGLDLADRDDLYTAYKEYAAKGEALSGEDKMILEDTLESYKRSGKDLPVAQRSDLRAIRERMAELEQAFEQNIAAEDDALAVEPGRLTGLPQDLLDALPRDAQGRAVVDLKEPSYVPFMRYVRDGELRRQLYYKYQNRAAEKNLPLLEEELALRGKLAKILGYRTYAHLALADNMAESPLKVVSFLNRLKRGLRPAVQEERKALLEQKRREVPDAARVEPWETAYYADKLRQERYAFDADQVRQYFPVDRVVAGTLEVYQELLGVRFRQLPNQTPAAGPGAAGAVRAENGTRTAWHPDVQLYEISDAKSGEVLSYFYLDLFPREGKYTHAAAFGVISGHELEDGGYRRPIEAMVANLSKPTPGHPALLTLMDVETFFHEFGHLMHGTLTKARYRDHAGTSVALDFVEAPSQMMENFVWRPEVLERLSGHWRDPDKKLPKELLEKMLAARNFQSATGNLSQVGFAMMDMLFNLLPGPVDTTAVMAKVFTTLGLEPPPPGTHFQASFGHLMSGYGAGYYSYLWSLVFAQDLFSRFEAEGVLNPATGGAYRRAILEKGSSRDENASMKEFLGREPNERAFMRFLGLGKAEKTSAGEVQVEKKLPPEFFDPITAALTEEKERVRALMDKGLRLSIERGSNPRIPVVLFSMGPYRTMFYLWEAQGALREVRFKWYKPSSWFSPRSPDPYRMDPAVQVRVLLDLAEALSAKLAAPATT, from the coding sequence ATGCCCACCCCTCTCCGCCTTTCCATCGCGCTGCTCATCCTCCTCGCGGGCGCCCCCCGCGCCCAGATCGTCGTCCCGGCCCTGCCGCTGCCCGTCGGCGGCGCCGCGGCCGGCGCGGCCGCCCAGGGCGCCGTCGGCGCCGCGCTCGCCCCGCAGGTCCCCGACTTCTCCCTCTCGACGCGCCGCATGGCCGAGACCTACAAGGCCGCGGAGCGCGACTACCTCGCCGCGGTGAACGCGGTGACGGCCATCCCCGCCGCCGAGCGCACCTTCGCCAACACCGTAAAGGCCCTCGATTCGGCCCAGGCGCGCTACGCCGAGGCGGCCATCCCTCTCACCTTCCTCTCGGCCGTCTCGCCCGACCGGCGCGTGCGCCGCATGGCCGAGGCCATCGAGCGCCGCATCGGCCGCTTCGGCCTCGACCTCGCCGACCGCGACGACCTCTACACGGCGTACAAGGAATACGCGGCGAAGGGCGAGGCGCTCTCCGGCGAGGACAAGATGATCCTCGAGGACACCCTCGAGAGCTACAAGCGCAGCGGCAAGGACCTCCCCGTCGCCCAGCGCTCCGACCTGCGCGCCATCCGCGAGCGCATGGCGGAGCTCGAGCAGGCCTTCGAGCAGAACATCGCCGCCGAGGACGACGCCCTCGCGGTCGAGCCCGGACGACTGACGGGGCTCCCCCAGGACCTCCTCGACGCCCTCCCCCGCGACGCGCAGGGCCGGGCCGTCGTCGACCTCAAGGAGCCGAGCTACGTCCCGTTCATGCGCTACGTCCGGGACGGCGAGCTGCGCCGCCAGCTCTACTACAAGTACCAGAACCGCGCGGCGGAGAAGAACCTCCCCCTCCTCGAGGAGGAGCTCGCCCTGCGCGGGAAGCTCGCGAAGATCCTCGGCTACCGGACCTACGCCCATCTCGCGCTCGCCGACAACATGGCCGAGAGCCCCCTCAAGGTCGTGAGCTTCCTCAACCGGCTCAAGCGCGGACTGCGGCCCGCCGTCCAGGAGGAACGCAAGGCCCTGCTCGAGCAGAAGCGCCGCGAGGTCCCCGATGCCGCGCGCGTCGAGCCCTGGGAAACCGCCTACTACGCCGACAAGCTCCGCCAGGAGCGCTACGCCTTCGACGCGGACCAGGTCCGCCAGTACTTCCCCGTGGACCGCGTCGTCGCGGGGACGCTCGAGGTCTACCAGGAGCTCCTCGGCGTGCGCTTCCGCCAGCTCCCGAACCAGACCCCTGCGGCGGGTCCTGGCGCCGCAGGGGCGGTGCGAGCGGAGAACGGCACGCGCACCGCATGGCATCCGGACGTCCAGCTCTACGAGATCTCCGACGCGAAGAGCGGCGAGGTCCTCTCCTACTTCTATCTCGACCTCTTCCCGCGCGAGGGGAAGTACACCCACGCGGCCGCCTTCGGGGTCATCTCGGGCCACGAACTCGAGGACGGCGGCTACCGCCGCCCCATCGAGGCCATGGTCGCGAACCTCTCGAAGCCCACCCCCGGCCACCCCGCACTCCTCACCCTCATGGACGTGGAGACCTTCTTCCACGAGTTCGGCCACCTCATGCACGGCACGCTCACGAAGGCGCGCTACCGCGACCACGCCGGCACGAGCGTCGCCCTCGACTTCGTCGAGGCGCCCTCCCAGATGATGGAGAACTTCGTCTGGCGCCCCGAGGTCCTCGAACGCCTCTCCGGCCACTGGCGGGACCCCGACAAGAAGCTCCCCAAGGAGCTCCTCGAGAAGATGCTCGCCGCGCGGAACTTCCAGTCGGCGACGGGGAACCTCTCGCAGGTCGGCTTCGCGATGATGGACATGCTCTTCAACCTCCTCCCCGGCCCCGTCGACACGACGGCCGTGATGGCGAAGGTCTTCACGACGCTGGGGCTCGAGCCGCCGCCGCCGGGCACGCATTTCCAGGCGAGCTTCGGCCACCTCATGAGCGGCTACGGGGCGGGCTACTACAGCTACCTCTGGTCGCTCGTCTTCGCGCAGGACCTCTTCTCCCGCTTCGAGGCCGAGGGCGTCCTGAACCCCGCGACCGGCGGGGCCTACCGCAGGGCCATCCTCGAGAAGGGCTCGAGCCGCGACGAGAACGCGTCCATGAAGGAGTTCCTGGGCCGCGAGCCGAACGAGCGGGCCTTCATGCGCTTCCTCGGCCTGGGGAAGGCCGAGAAGACGTCCGCCGGAGAGGTCCAGGTGGAGAAGAAGCTGCCGCCGGAGTTCTTCGACCCCATCACCGCCGCGCTGACGGAGGAGAAGGAGCGCGTGCGCGCCCTGATGGACAAGGGCCTGCGCCTCTCCATCGAGCGCGGCTCGAACCCCCGCATCCCCGTCGTGCTCTTCTCGATGGGGCCCTACCGGACGATGTTCTACCTCTGGGAGGCGCAGGGCGCGCTGCGCGAGGTCCGCTTCAAATGGTACAAGCCGTCGTCCTGGTTCTCCCCGCGCTCCCCGGACCCCTACCGCATGGACCCCGCGGTCCAGGTCCGGGTCCTCCTCGACCTCGCCGAAGCCCTTTCGGCGAAGCTCGCCGCCCCCGCCACGACCTGA
- a CDS encoding Ni/Fe hydrogenase subunit alpha: MSTATQDVKISVHHLTRVEGHGNIVVDVRKGKVEKCEWHVPEAPRFFEAMIRGRHYTEVGRITSRICGICSVGHTLASLKATEAALGIQISEQTFKLRELLKHAENFDSHILHVYFLAAPDLLGVPSVFPLVATHGPVVARALRLKRLGHEWGSLLGGRTTHPTKAVPGGFSSLPTRKELSELKAKMLAAIPDLEETLKTVAALAPKFPAFDRPTEYIALASDKAYAVYDGDIQSCMPDGKKQRYKVADYRKVTNEFMTPLSTAKYCKNKLDSYAAGALARFNNNYDLLHPEAKKVAQALGMKPVCGNPYLNTAAQVIEIVHTFHDSLRIVDELIASGIKDEQPVKPTKYATGAGAVEVPRGILFHEYSYDKDGMCTGGDCIIPTNQNHANIQKDFDKLLPEMLAGGKSEKQIELAMEMLVRAYDPCISCSTHYLDVKFV; the protein is encoded by the coding sequence ATGAGCACGGCCACCCAGGACGTCAAGATCAGCGTGCACCATCTGACCCGCGTCGAGGGTCACGGCAACATCGTCGTGGACGTGCGCAAGGGCAAGGTCGAGAAGTGCGAGTGGCACGTCCCCGAGGCCCCGCGCTTCTTCGAGGCCATGATCCGCGGACGCCACTACACCGAGGTCGGCCGCATCACGAGCCGCATCTGCGGCATCTGCTCGGTCGGCCACACCCTGGCCTCCCTCAAGGCGACCGAGGCGGCGCTCGGCATCCAGATCAGCGAGCAGACCTTCAAGCTGCGCGAGCTGCTCAAGCATGCGGAGAACTTCGACTCCCACATCCTCCACGTCTACTTCCTCGCGGCCCCGGACCTGCTCGGCGTGCCCTCGGTGTTCCCGCTGGTCGCGACCCACGGTCCGGTCGTCGCGCGCGCCCTGCGCCTCAAGCGCCTGGGCCACGAGTGGGGCTCGCTGCTCGGCGGGCGCACGACGCATCCGACGAAGGCCGTCCCCGGCGGGTTCTCCTCGCTGCCGACGCGCAAGGAGCTTTCGGAGCTCAAGGCGAAGATGCTGGCGGCGATCCCGGACCTCGAGGAGACGCTCAAGACCGTCGCCGCGCTGGCCCCCAAGTTCCCGGCCTTCGACCGGCCGACCGAGTACATCGCGCTCGCGTCCGACAAGGCCTACGCGGTCTACGACGGCGACATCCAGTCCTGCATGCCCGACGGCAAGAAGCAGCGCTATAAGGTGGCCGACTACCGCAAGGTCACCAACGAGTTCATGACGCCGCTCTCGACCGCCAAGTACTGCAAGAACAAGCTCGACAGCTACGCGGCCGGGGCGCTCGCGCGCTTCAACAACAACTACGACCTCCTCCACCCGGAGGCGAAGAAGGTCGCCCAGGCCCTCGGCATGAAGCCGGTCTGCGGCAATCCCTACCTCAACACCGCGGCCCAGGTCATCGAGATCGTCCATACCTTCCACGACAGCCTGCGCATCGTCGACGAGCTGATCGCCTCCGGCATCAAGGACGAACAGCCGGTGAAGCCGACGAAGTACGCGACCGGCGCCGGCGCCGTCGAGGTCCCGCGCGGCATCCTGTTCCACGAGTACAGCTACGACAAGGACGGGATGTGCACGGGAGGGGACTGCATCATCCCGACCAACCAGAACCACGCCAACATCCAGAAGGACTTCGACAAGCTCCTTCCCGAGATGCTCGCGGGGGGAAAGTCCGAGAAGCAGATCGAGCTGGCGATGGAGATGCTCGTGCGGGCCTACGACCCCTGCATCTCCTGCTCGACGCACTACCTCGACGTCAAGTTCGTCTAG